A single Desulfuromonadaceae bacterium DNA region contains:
- a CDS encoding helix-turn-helix domain-containing protein, producing the protein MDKIDKWLTIDELAGYIKMSRTKLYGMAQRGEVPASKIGTQWRFDRDRIDVWMNENMSVPSKRKTGAQHA; encoded by the coding sequence ATGGATAAAATCGACAAATGGCTGACCATTGATGAACTGGCTGGCTACATCAAGATGAGCCGGACCAAGCTCTACGGCATGGCCCAGCGCGGCGAGGTTCCAGCCTCCAAGATCGGCACTCAGTGGCGTTTTGACAGGGATCGGATCGATGTGTGGATGAACGAGAATATGAGCGTACCAAGCAAGCGGAAAACGGGGGCTCAACATGCCTGA
- the panB gene encoding 3-methyl-2-oxobutanoate hydroxymethyltransferase, with protein sequence MMKPKTILDLQRMKSAGEKITVLTAYDYPFARLLDQAGIDVLLVGDSLGSVVAGYDNTLPVTMEEMIYHTRAVVRGSTNALIVADMPFMSYQVDCAAARRNAGRLIKEGGAQAVKLEGGTNIAATIAALTAIDIPVVGHIGLTPQSIHRMGGYRVQGREDVQAAQLRADARAVEDAGACAIVLEGIPAALAAEITAELTIPTIGIGAGVACDGQVLVIHDILGLCEKYSPKFVKRYSDVAQIISDSAQAYINDVKQGTFPDDEHSF encoded by the coding sequence ATTATGAAGCCAAAGACGATTCTTGATTTACAACGAATGAAAAGTGCCGGTGAAAAAATCACCGTCTTGACTGCCTACGATTATCCCTTCGCGCGGCTGCTCGACCAGGCTGGGATCGATGTTCTGCTGGTCGGAGATTCGCTCGGTTCGGTGGTGGCCGGGTACGATAATACCCTGCCGGTGACGATGGAGGAGATGATCTATCACACCCGCGCGGTGGTGCGCGGCTCGACCAATGCGTTGATTGTCGCTGATATGCCATTCATGTCCTATCAGGTTGACTGCGCCGCTGCCCGGCGCAATGCCGGACGGCTGATCAAGGAGGGTGGGGCCCAGGCGGTCAAGCTTGAAGGGGGGACCAATATCGCCGCGACTATCGCCGCGCTGACCGCCATCGATATTCCGGTTGTCGGGCATATCGGTCTGACGCCGCAATCGATCCATCGCATGGGCGGCTATCGGGTGCAGGGGCGTGAAGATGTCCAGGCCGCACAGTTGCGCGCTGACGCCCGCGCAGTTGAGGACGCTGGCGCTTGTGCCATTGTCCTGGAAGGGATCCCGGCGGCGCTGGCTGCTGAAATCACCGCTGAATTGACGATTCCGACGATCGGCATCGGTGCCGGTGTCGCGTGCGATGGTCAGGTGCTGGTGATTCACGATATCCTCGGTCTGTGTGAAAAATACTCCCCCAAATTTGTCAAGCGCTACAGTGATGTTGCCCAAATCATCAGTGACAGCGCCCAGGCCTATATCAACGACGTCAAACAGGGAACCTTCCCTGACGACGAACACAGCTTTTAA
- the panC gene encoding pantoate--beta-alanine ligase, with product MTTPSLETIADAAAMQQRCLAARRAGQTIAFVPTMGYLHEGHLSLLRAGRERGELLILSIFVNPTQFGPNEDLASYPRDLERDLAVAAEAGVDLVFLPTPEIMYPLHYATYVTVEGVTEGLCGANRPGHFRGVTTVVCKLFNIVQPDVALFGQKDFQQLAVIRRMTSDLNLPVEIVGMPIVREADGLAMSSRNVYLSTEERNQALALIDALRIAAAGLQSGQQDAQSLIALATDRIRREPLATIDYIEIRDAVTLRPVTKIVTEGEAVMLMAVKVGNTRLLDNHTLSQPL from the coding sequence ATGACGACACCATCTCTTGAAACAATCGCGGACGCCGCTGCAATGCAGCAACGGTGCCTGGCCGCCCGGCGTGCCGGACAGACCATTGCCTTTGTCCCGACCATGGGCTATCTCCACGAAGGGCATCTCAGCCTGCTGCGCGCCGGGCGAGAGCGCGGTGAGTTGCTGATCCTCTCGATCTTTGTCAACCCCACCCAGTTCGGACCGAATGAGGATCTGGCGAGCTATCCGCGTGATCTCGAACGGGATCTTGCCGTGGCCGCTGAAGCGGGAGTCGATCTGGTTTTTTTGCCGACTCCGGAGATAATGTATCCGCTACATTACGCCACCTATGTCACTGTCGAGGGGGTGACCGAGGGGCTGTGCGGAGCGAACCGTCCGGGGCATTTTCGCGGGGTCACAACGGTTGTGTGTAAACTCTTTAATATTGTTCAGCCGGATGTCGCCCTGTTCGGGCAGAAGGACTTTCAGCAACTGGCGGTGATCCGGCGCATGACCAGCGATCTGAATCTGCCGGTTGAGATCGTTGGGATGCCGATTGTCCGCGAAGCTGACGGTCTGGCGATGAGTTCCCGCAACGTCTATCTTTCGACGGAGGAACGCAATCAGGCGCTGGCGCTGATTGATGCGTTGCGGATCGCTGCCGCCGGTCTGCAAAGTGGCCAACAGGATGCCCAAAGTTTGATTGCGCTAGCCACTGACCGAATTCGTCGCGAGCCACTGGCGACGATTGATTATATTGAAATCCGTGACGCCGTGACCCTCCGGCCTGTGACCAAAATTGTGACAGAAGGGGAGGCGGTGATGTTGATGGCTGTCAAGGTCGGCAATACCCGTTTGCTTGACAATCACACCCTGTCGCAACCACTTTAG
- a CDS encoding amidohydrolase family protein translates to MEQLYQARILYTPGQPSICDGALVANAGRIVAVGARSALRKDYPAARITDFGDAIILPPLVNAHTHLELTLFPEWARLFNEKGTSPTFVDWMLRMVRVKRQIAREAFAPAVATGLRASLQSGVGAIGDILSSFWARSAYLDTPMLGRVFFEILGRDPARNHQLLSSVTALLDAHYGALLPALSPHAPYTISAEFLANVMTLATEKKLPLAIHLAESSDEVEFLQTATGPLIDKFYPFVGWRDTMPIATAKTPLTWLASCGQLSSRTLLIHAVQVTTADIQAIAAARASVVLCPRSNHRLHVGKAPAGAMHRAGIRLALGTDSLASNDSLSIWDELAFARTWFNGELDSPALLAMATINGAAALGLVGELGRLAAGWGTHFQVLRPAALPRLTEVEDFLTAPGRDAEVKALYLHGRNQLTGQGSISR, encoded by the coding sequence GTGGAGCAGCTTTATCAAGCCCGAATTCTCTACACCCCCGGTCAGCCGTCGATCTGCGATGGTGCCCTGGTGGCGAACGCCGGGCGGATCGTCGCCGTCGGGGCCCGTTCCGCCTTGCGCAAGGATTATCCCGCAGCGCGGATCACCGACTTTGGCGACGCCATCATCCTCCCGCCACTGGTTAATGCCCATACCCACCTCGAACTGACGCTTTTCCCCGAATGGGCGCGTCTGTTTAATGAAAAAGGCACCTCACCAACTTTTGTTGACTGGATGTTGCGTATGGTGCGCGTCAAGCGCCAGATTGCACGTGAGGCGTTCGCGCCAGCGGTAGCAACCGGCCTGCGCGCGTCGCTGCAATCGGGCGTTGGTGCCATCGGTGACATCTTGTCTTCCTTTTGGGCCCGCTCAGCTTATCTCGACACCCCCATGCTGGGGCGGGTCTTTTTTGAAATCCTCGGCCGCGATCCGGCGCGTAACCATCAGCTCTTGTCCTCCGTAACAGCGCTCCTTGATGCGCACTATGGGGCGCTGTTGCCAGCGTTATCCCCTCACGCACCCTATACGATCAGCGCTGAATTTCTTGCCAACGTGATGACGTTGGCGACCGAGAAAAAGTTACCCCTGGCGATCCATCTTGCCGAGTCGAGCGATGAGGTCGAATTTTTGCAGACGGCAACCGGTCCGCTGATCGATAAATTTTATCCCTTTGTCGGCTGGCGCGATACCATGCCAATCGCCACCGCAAAAACACCGTTGACCTGGTTGGCATCATGTGGTCAACTCTCCTCCCGGACGTTGCTGATCCATGCCGTGCAGGTTACGACGGCGGATATCCAGGCCATCGCCGCCGCCCGCGCCAGCGTGGTTCTCTGCCCCCGATCGAATCATCGGCTGCACGTTGGTAAAGCGCCGGCAGGTGCCATGCACCGGGCCGGGATCAGACTGGCGCTCGGCACGGACAGTCTGGCCAGCAACGACAGTCTTTCGATCTGGGATGAACTCGCTTTTGCCCGCACTTGGTTCAACGGCGAACTCGATTCGCCCGCGCTGCTCGCCATGGCCACCATCAACGGTGCGGCGGCCCTCGGTCTGGTGGGTGAGTTGGGGCGGCTGGCCGCAGGGTGGGGCACCCACTTTCAGGTCTTGCGTCCGGCGGCGTTACCCCGCTTGACCGAAGTGGAAGATTTTTTAACCGCGCCGGGGCGTGACGCTGAAGTCAAGGCGCTTTATCTGCACGGGCGTAATCAACTTACAGGACAAGGTAGTATTTCACGATGA
- the smpB gene encoding SsrA-binding protein SmpB produces the protein MGIKIIANNKKAYHDYFIEDTWEAGLVLTGTEIKSIRDGKVSLKESFCRIRNGEAFIDNMNISVYEQGNRFNHDPTRSRKLLLHRLEIEKISKRVDERGYTLIATKLYLKGGRAKVEVGVGKGKHLYDKRETLKRQQATRESERAIREHRDG, from the coding sequence ATGGGGATCAAGATTATTGCCAACAATAAAAAAGCCTACCACGACTACTTCATTGAAGATACCTGGGAGGCGGGGCTGGTGCTGACCGGGACGGAGATCAAATCGATCCGTGACGGCAAAGTCAGTCTCAAGGAATCGTTCTGTCGCATTCGTAACGGTGAGGCTTTTATCGACAATATGAATATCAGCGTCTACGAACAGGGGAATCGTTTCAACCACGATCCGACGCGTTCACGTAAACTGCTGCTGCATCGCCTCGAAATCGAAAAAATATCGAAGCGGGTGGATGAGCGCGGTTATACCCTGATTGCCACCAAGCTTTATCTCAAGGGTGGCCGAGCCAAGGTTGAGGTTGGTGTCGGCAAAGGGAAACATCTTTACGACAAACGCGAAACGCTCAAGCGTCAACAGGCGACTCGCGAGTCAGAACGGGCGATTCGCGAACATCGTGATGGTTGA
- a CDS encoding Eco57I restriction-modification methylase domain-containing protein — protein sequence MPEALLKEPSNLLSRADASRKIANGKLKVETKSAFGQYMTPAAIASFMASLFPTPSNQNIRLLDPGAGVGSLTSAFVEHLCKNKTGYHIDVDAYEIDSVMRSYLEKNLNLCGATAAKYGGSVTWRVFAEDFITEASRKTSSLNSLWPEIVNRYTHCIMNPPYKKISSASRHRTSLRTAGIETVNLYSAFVALSLLLLEKGGYLVAIIPRSFCNGPYYRPFRDFILKHAAVRRIHLFGSRNKAFKEDKVLQENIILALEKGGLQNGVIVSTSTDDTFSDTSISDYKFREIVREDDKELFIHIPATPEADFLDDAKAFNHSLLQLGIQVSTGPVVDFRMKDQLKAMPEARTVPLLYPCHFKGQSMQWPIEGGKKPNAILCNEETQKWLYPTGFYAVVRRFSSKEEKRRIVASVVDPAVFDAAEKIGLENHLNVFHSNKEPLTETLARGLAVFLNSTAVDDNFRRFSGHTQVNATDLKLMKYPSRKALIELGKWAIKQGDLSQEMIDEEMERIAV from the coding sequence ATGCCTGAAGCATTACTGAAAGAACCATCGAATCTTTTATCTCGAGCAGATGCCTCAAGAAAAATTGCAAACGGCAAGCTCAAGGTTGAAACCAAAAGCGCTTTTGGTCAATACATGACACCAGCCGCCATTGCTTCTTTTATGGCTTCATTGTTTCCTACCCCATCAAATCAAAATATACGGTTGTTGGACCCCGGAGCTGGCGTCGGCAGTCTGACATCCGCTTTTGTCGAACATCTCTGCAAGAACAAAACAGGCTATCATATTGATGTAGATGCCTATGAGATAGACTCCGTAATGCGCTCATATTTGGAGAAGAATCTTAATCTGTGCGGAGCAACGGCAGCGAAATACGGTGGTTCGGTGACATGGCGTGTTTTTGCCGAGGACTTCATTACTGAAGCATCAAGGAAGACATCTTCGCTCAATAGCCTGTGGCCTGAAATAGTGAATAGGTATACGCACTGCATTATGAATCCTCCATATAAAAAGATTTCCAGTGCGTCGCGCCACAGGACATCTCTTCGCACTGCGGGAATCGAAACGGTTAATTTGTATTCTGCTTTCGTTGCCTTGTCCTTACTCCTGCTGGAAAAAGGCGGATATCTGGTTGCAATCATTCCAAGGAGCTTTTGCAATGGTCCGTACTATCGACCTTTTCGGGATTTTATACTGAAACATGCCGCTGTACGGCGCATTCATCTGTTCGGCTCCAGAAACAAGGCATTTAAGGAAGACAAGGTTCTTCAGGAAAATATCATCTTGGCGCTTGAAAAAGGCGGCCTGCAGAACGGGGTCATTGTCTCTACTTCTACCGACGATACATTCTCCGATACATCCATTTCTGATTATAAATTCAGGGAAATTGTCCGCGAGGATGATAAAGAACTTTTTATTCATATTCCGGCGACACCGGAAGCTGATTTCCTCGACGATGCGAAAGCATTTAACCACTCGCTTTTGCAACTTGGGATACAGGTTTCAACTGGCCCGGTCGTGGATTTTCGCATGAAGGATCAATTGAAAGCCATGCCTGAAGCCAGAACAGTGCCGTTGTTGTACCCATGTCATTTCAAGGGGCAGTCCATGCAATGGCCAATAGAAGGAGGGAAAAAGCCAAACGCGATTTTGTGTAACGAGGAAACGCAAAAATGGCTGTATCCAACAGGTTTTTATGCTGTGGTGCGCCGTTTCTCTTCAAAAGAAGAGAAACGGCGCATTGTTGCCAGCGTCGTCGACCCTGCCGTGTTTGATGCAGCGGAAAAGATTGGATTAGAAAATCACCTCAATGTTTTCCATAGCAATAAAGAGCCGCTAACGGAGACTCTTGCGAGAGGGCTTGCCGTCTTTCTCAATTCGACGGCAGTTGATGACAACTTTCGGCGGTTTAGCGGCCACACACAAGTAAATGCAACTGATCTCAAACTTATGAAGTACCCAAGCCGCAAGGCCCTCATTGAACTCGGAAAATGGGCAATCAAGCAAGGGGATTTGAGCCAGGAAATGATCGACGAAGAAATGGAGAGAATCGCAGTATGA
- a CDS encoding SoxR reducing system RseC family protein translates to MMEEYGTVAELKDAGVATILCCRNSMCEHCVSAEACHPGNDKQTMLVDAINLLGATVGQRVRLAVDSGSFLRSSFILYIVPLIALVIGAASGEMIGRLLHLNADPNLLAALIGTVFLVGSLLLIKFAGRILSNERYMPRITAIIEEEN, encoded by the coding sequence ATGATGGAAGAATACGGCACGGTCGCCGAACTCAAAGATGCCGGGGTGGCCACTATTCTTTGTTGCCGCAACAGCATGTGCGAACATTGCGTCTCGGCTGAAGCCTGTCACCCTGGCAACGACAAACAGACCATGCTGGTCGATGCCATCAATCTTCTCGGTGCCACCGTCGGTCAACGGGTCAGGCTTGCGGTCGATAGCGGCAGTTTTCTGCGCTCGTCATTTATCCTTTACATTGTACCGCTGATCGCCTTGGTGATCGGTGCGGCGAGTGGAGAAATGATCGGCCGTTTGTTGCACCTGAACGCCGATCCGAATCTGCTCGCCGCGCTGATCGGGACGGTTTTTCTGGTCGGATCGCTGCTTCTTATCAAGTTTGCCGGAAGGATCTTGTCGAACGAGCGTTACATGCCGCGCATCACCGCGATCATTGAGGAAGAAAATTAG